The stretch of DNA CAGCGCTGCGCCAGCAGGGTCCACCGCGCAGCGTCGCCCGTCGCCGTCGTCGCGGCCGCGCGGTCGAAGTCGCGCAGGTCGCGGCGGAACGCGTGGTGCAGGACGTACATCATCGTCATGTCGGCAGGCCCTTCCGGAGCGGCGGCCTGGCCTGGGAGCAACAAGGGAGCGGGGGTCATGGTTCTTCTCTCGTCTCGGGTACGGCGACCGGTGGCACGGCTGTCGTCCGTGCGAGCCGGTACGCAGGGAGGGAGACGCGACCGCCGCCGCTGATACGTCCGGCCGATTTCTGCGCGTCCCGGCGGGTGCGGTAGGGTGAACGTCGCTCGTCAGAGCACGGCCAGGTAGCTCAGTTGGTACGAGCGTCCGCCTGAAAAGCGGAAGGTCGCCGGTTCGACCCCGGCCCTGGCCACCACCTCGAGATCCCCGGTCGCCGACCGGGGATTCTCTCGTTCGTCGCAAATCCGTTGGAGGAGCGGCCGCCTCCGCTTAGGCTGGAACGATGCGCTCCCGCCTCGTCCCGATCGCCCGCCGCCTGGGCGTGGTGCTCGGACTCCTCCTCGTCGCCTCGATGCTGGCGGCCCCCGCCCACGCGGCGAAGCCCAGCTCGCCGAAGCGCTTCGGCGGCTACGCGTTCGACACCTGCGTGTCCCCCTCGAACGAGGTCATGGACGCATGGAACGTGGCGTCGCCGTACACCGTCGTCGGCATCTACACCTCGGGCAACTCCCGGTACTGCGACGAGTCGAAGCAGCCGCATCTCAGCCCCGCGTGGGTCCAGCGCCAGGCGTCCCGCGGCTGGCTGTTCCTGCCGATCCACGTCGGCTACCAGGCGCCCTGCTTCGACTCGAAGTCCTCGAAGGAGCGCATGTCGTACGACCTGACCAGGGCCCGCGCCCAGGCCCGCGCCGACGCCGATGAGGCGGTGCGCAGCGCCGCACGCTACGGCTTCGCGAAGGGGAACGCGGTCTACCTCGACATCGAGTGGTACGACCGCACCAACGCGCGGTGCAGCGCCTCCGTGATGACCTTCATCGACGCCTTCGTCCAGCGCGTCCACCAGCGCGGCTACAAGGTGGGCCTCTACTCCAGCGCCTCCGCCGCGATCCAGGCCGTCGACGAGGCGCGCCACGCGAAGCGCAGCGGCTTCGACTTCCCCGACCAGATGTGGTTCGCCTGGACGAACAAGAAGGCCAACACCGACGGCCGGCCGTACCTCTCCCACACGTTCTGGAGGCGCGAC from Aeromicrobium phoceense encodes:
- a CDS encoding glycoside hydrolase domain-containing protein, which gives rise to MRSRLVPIARRLGVVLGLLLVASMLAAPAHAAKPSSPKRFGGYAFDTCVSPSNEVMDAWNVASPYTVVGIYTSGNSRYCDESKQPHLSPAWVQRQASRGWLFLPIHVGYQAPCFDSKSSKERMSYDLTRARAQARADADEAVRSAARYGFAKGNAVYLDIEWYDRTNARCSASVMTFIDAFVQRVHQRGYKVGLYSSASAAIQAVDEARHAKRSGFDFPDQMWFAWTNKKANTDGRPYLSHTFWRRDRLHQYHNNVAVSYGGRKVTIDKNVLTVGGGSRAKKEQKVCGITPTLKRYRSLKAGSRGGDVKLLQCLLKRAGHRATVTGRWNARTTKAVNSYRASLGWKQTSSVSRPLWTALLSRGKTPIALKRGKVGEPVHRLQRTLRAAGHSVSVTGIYDARTAGAVRAYRRNVGLPGYQTADRRVWASLQAGRR